TGAAATTGGACAAGTTAACCCAGTACTGATAAGCAAGTATGCCATCCAATTTATTGAGCTGCTAAGGAGCCGCAATAATCGTTTAGTGTGGGGGGTATGACTGCAATAGCAACCATTACTGATGAAGCATCAGAAACACTTATGGCTCATCTTGACACAATAAAAAATGCCATGAAAATTGGTTCGGTTATTACAGTCGATAAAGGAGTTCTTACTCTTGCGAAGCTTGCAGCTGTTAGTAGAGAAAACAATGATGCGATTTTTCCATTTTTACTCCATCACCTTGAAAATTGCAGACCAAAGGAAATTCCTCAGCATGCTGAAAGCACTCTTATTGCCGTAACAATTGAAAATAAAGAGGATCTTTTAAAGGTGTTACGAAAAAGAGAAACATACCTTACCGCTCCTCAGCTGAAAAGAGTTAGAAGAATCTATAAAACATTAGATGCTTAATTAATTATCTATGGAGGTGATCTTATGAAAGAATATAAAAAGTGTCAAAGCTGTGCCATGCCGTTAAAAAATATCGAGGATCGAGGAACTGAGCATAATTTAGAGAAAAGTTCTATGTACTGCACGCACTGCTATCAAGCAGGAGAATTTACGAACGAGGACATATCTGTTGATGAAATGAAACAACTTGTAAAAAACAAATGCATCGAAATGGGTTTTCCAAAGTTTTTGGCTGGACTATATGTGAAAAATCTTCATAAATTGGAGAGGTGGAATTAGTCATGACTTACAGGATGAAACAAGGAAAAATTGTTTATTT
This Halobacillus salinarum DNA region includes the following protein-coding sequences:
- a CDS encoding zinc ribbon domain-containing protein, which encodes MKEYKKCQSCAMPLKNIEDRGTEHNLEKSSMYCTHCYQAGEFTNEDISVDEMKQLVKNKCIEMGFPKFLAGLYVKNLHKLERWN